gggttcgttaatgctaagcaaaaataatatgataaacaggTTAACgtatcgagccaagacaaattttcttaatacattataattagataaacattatataattataaacgcgactaataaCACTGTACGTGTTAAAGATTGttgaaacgtttcgactatacttagtcctcttcagtcataataaattaccaatatgtatgataaaattttaaacattaggaatcatgatttttatgattatgcATTACATCATGcattatgtttcttttttctaacttttattttttataatattatgttttcatTGTTTATACCTTTATAAATGACAATATCTTTTACACAGTGAGAGTGGagtcccatggagcggattatgcggaacgagcggataaCCAATCACACGAATCATTCTGAATCTAGAACTCTTTCAAAGATTCCGTCGAAACGGtcctgtgattggtgatccattcattccgcttccgcataattcGCTCCATGGGACTTCACCCTAACACACCACTGTTTATGTTTACGACGCCATGTTTTGTCGAACTAGAAATGATGTCCAGACTCTTATTATAGGGATTCTGGTATCGGCATGTTTTACACAGTCAGGTGAGaatcttcaaaattttcagaaatcgTAAGTTACGAGAGCATCAGagacaaaaataacaaaacaattatgtGCACATGGTGCACAGCCACGAATTCTAGATGTTTAATTACAGATGATAAAGACGATAGATCACTATCGTGTCTTGATATTGTAATTGagtaataaatcttaattctTCTGAAATAATAGTCAAGCACAAGATGGTAAGAGCTTGTTGTGTAAACACGTGTAAGTCGGGAAACAATGTGCCAAGCCATGCATTCCCGAAAGATAAAGGACGGTGCAGAAAATGGTTGGTTAATTTGTGCCTCACCAATGTAGaggatgaaaaagaaattaaaaaattaagagtttgtcataaacattttaaagaagaTGATTACAGTGGATCTGCAACCAGACGTGTCTTGATACATTCAGCAATCCCATCCACAAATATCGCACAAGAAAATGTGGAAATGATTGAggcaaatattacaaaagagaCATCGTTAATAGATGCACCATGTAAACAAGAAAATGTGGGAATGTTTGAGGCAAATATCACAAAAGAGACATTGTTAATAGATGCACCATGTAAACAAGAAAATACAAATCAACATCAAGAAATATCGCTGACAGAGATTCAAACTACATGGCAGAAACAAATTCAAGAAGTGTTACATAGACATGACGTAAAATTACAGCAACAACAAGAAGAAATTGAAACTCTCAGAAAAACATTATACGTGCCAAGGAACCAAATACGACCTGATCTAAAAGAAGTTACCAGGAAAAACAGATTaagttttaaatctaaaagacTTTATAAAGCTAGACGTTATACAATAGAAGAGAAAATGTTCTGCATAGGTATTTACCGTAGATTACGttgttcatataaatatctttcaaaATATCTTCTATGTCCTTCCGTGACCACTTTAGACAAACAAATGGAAAATATCACTTTTGATACTGGGTGCAAcaatatcatatataaatatttaaaattagttgcaaaagaaatagatcctaaagatttaaatattattttaatatgggATGAAATGTTGTTACAACCTTCTATTGCCTATGACAAGaagaaagacaaaataattggATTTGAGGATTGGGGAATGCAGAGGACAAGAAAATTTGCAGATCATGCAATCTTGTTCTATATTCGATGCCTTTCATCTGGTAATCGTATGCCTCTTGGATATGGCTTTTGTAATAGTACAACTCGTACTACACAACTGGTGAGATGTGTCAAACAATGGATTACATTTCTTGTAAAATGTGGATTTAAACCTGTGACGACTGTATGTGATCAGGGAGGATCGAATACTGCagcaataaaaacattaattaaagaaacaaatgaAATGCGACAGAAGCAGCATAAGAAGTTGAGTAAGGAAaacatttcatataaaattgtatcaatattatttttattcattactacatacacacacacacacacacacaaatatgtaaatatatataaattattaactatataatgaaatattaaatatatgaatatatgtgtgatattgataataatgtgataataatatatatatgatattaaatatattataaaattaaataatatatatatatatatatttaatagatatataaatataaaaaattataaaatataaataatttaatataatgttgtatagcgaaatttatattaataatacatttaaaaaatttttatatttccacagaaaatacatttattgtgaaaaaccAGGAAGTAATTCCATTGTACGACTACGTACACTTACAAAAAGGAATTcgtaataatttacttaataatgaTATAGTAATGAATAAAACTGTGAAGAGCTCGGAAAAACGTTTTGCAACTTGGAAAGATATTGTGATTGTTTATGAAATggataaaaattctttcttaaGGCAACGGCAAATGCCAAAATTAACTGACAGACATATTTTTCCACATCTTATTCCAAAAACGAAAGTTAAATATGCTACACAAGCCATAAGTCACACTGTTGCCAATTTTATTGATGTAGTGCTTACATTGAATaaaggtaaaataaataattgataataatatgcTAATTATGTGTATCTACATAATGTAAACATAAAATGCAAAAGCACTTTTCATTATTACAGGTAGTATAAATACAACCAAAGGAAATATGCACTTGCCAGCTAATGCTGAGGCAACATcggaatgtattttattttttgacaatttattTGATTCGTTCAACgctaaaaaaggaaaagaaaattgcaGTATCATTACCAAATCAAGtaatcacattttattttggcACAATTCTAT
This genomic stretch from Monomorium pharaonis isolate MP-MQ-018 chromosome 4, ASM1337386v2, whole genome shotgun sequence harbors:
- the LOC105836495 gene encoding uncharacterized protein LOC105836495 isoform X2, which encodes MVRACCVNTCKSGNNVPSHAFPKDKGRCRKWLVNLCLTNVEDEKEIKKLRVCHKHFKEDDYSGSATRRVLIHSAIPSTNIAQENVEMIEANITKETSLIDAPCKQENVGMFEANITKETLLIDAPCKQENTNQHQEISLTEIQTTWQKQIQEVLHRHDVKLQQQQEEIETLRKTLYVPRNQIRPDLKEVTRKNRLSFKSKRLYKARRYTIEEKMFCIDKQMENITFDTGCNNIIYKYLKLVAKEIDPKDLNIILIWDEMLLQPSIAYDKKKDKIIGFEDWGMQRTRKFADHAILFYIRCLSSGNRMPLGYGFCNSTTRTTQLVRCVKQWITFLVKCGFKPVTTVCDQGGSNTAAIKTLIKETNEMRQKQHKKLKNTFIVKNQEVIPLYDYVHLQKGIRNNLLNNDIVMNKTVKSSEKRFATWKDIVIVYEMDKNSFLRQRQMPKLTDRHIFPHLIPKTKVKYATQAISHTVANFIDVVLTLNKGSINTTKGNMHLPANAEATSECILFFDNLFDSFNAKKGKENCSIITKSSNHILFWHNSIDMLRKMDFIESDSHKYIHQNAKCLSNWIWTIRSAQRLWNTLQKSGFTSLNLKFLNQDPIENCFSQIRDHINNNPTPYQFCALFKTLITTNFTSKHSISSNCKEEYEGKPMSLEKIISKAENMELIKNEEPERAEMPIPEVLNIFINVEELISILTDKIKCENCAKCLQNEETVRIMQYALQNTELKFLSFCHEVNIKVKVKSILYLEAFTKISIHCATHEDFLIEKTAQHFIIQWCKYVNKLLKGTLEDNYSDNYMYNEARRMSMRFQKHKLKQK
- the LOC105836495 gene encoding uncharacterized protein LOC105836495 isoform X1, translating into MVRACCVNTCKSGNNVPSHAFPKDKGRCRKWLVNLCLTNVEDEKEIKKLRVCHKHFKEDDYSGSATRRVLIHSAIPSTNIAQENVEMIEANITKETSLIDAPCKQENVGMFEANITKETLLIDAPCKQENTNQHQEISLTEIQTTWQKQIQEVLHRHDVKLQQQQEEIETLRKTLYVPRNQIRPDLKEVTRKNRLSFKSKRLYKARRYTIEEKMFCIGIYRRLRCSYKYLSKYLLCPSVTTLDKQMENITFDTGCNNIIYKYLKLVAKEIDPKDLNIILIWDEMLLQPSIAYDKKKDKIIGFEDWGMQRTRKFADHAILFYIRCLSSGNRMPLGYGFCNSTTRTTQLVRCVKQWITFLVKCGFKPVTTVCDQGGSNTAAIKTLIKETNEMRQKQHKKLKNTFIVKNQEVIPLYDYVHLQKGIRNNLLNNDIVMNKTVKSSEKRFATWKDIVIVYEMDKNSFLRQRQMPKLTDRHIFPHLIPKTKVKYATQAISHTVANFIDVVLTLNKGSINTTKGNMHLPANAEATSECILFFDNLFDSFNAKKGKENCSIITKSSNHILFWHNSIDMLRKMDFIESDSHKYIHQNAKCLSNWIWTIRSAQRLWNTLQKSGFTSLNLKFLNQDPIENCFSQIRDHINNNPTPYQFCALFKTLITTNFTSKHSISSNCKEEYEGKPMSLEKIISKAENMELIKNEEPERAEMPIPEVLNIFINVEELISILTDKIKCENCAKCLQNEETVRIMQYALQNTELKFLSFCHEVNIKVKVKSILYLEAFTKISIHCATHEDFLIEKTAQHFIIQWCKYVNKLLKGTLEDNYSDNYMYNEARRMSMRFQKHKLKQK